From the Peptococcus niger genome, one window contains:
- a CDS encoding copper amine oxidase N-terminal domain-containing protein, with protein sequence MKKTTKKVVSLLTILSFLLTLVPAGALFAADTDPSKDRSYVEVEDDTRDVGDVTQVRVGLKTATGLSAEAGTNEIVVWAGTNSTSNDSVEFMDTVENYKDSNGAEMQGVYKITTPVKGVNEMNVKFHKEGDYRFNAAIVPTGAKIENISDLAQYRINENSDALVKVRPDEDVKCIKVLDGDGNELATLTEDKNKSDKKITVDANGLKETKVKVVAYKDKEGTILADKGTVVDFDTNSANLVLDKTSDKIDYTGEAEVKLTGDVYGTYKLYITVGDIDATLENVVVEKSEASYIELTKAPKNALAWNSDFKTKGMEDFVHIQIKDINNNVMKSKITSEPIFDSGDPKEYVKVLSQPDSMDLDDDQFYVKPVKNNAGEDKDYYTLVSEKELKAGKYSVQLGLKNGKKVVVNFEIAKFGTAKDLKIDYDTESVELEADVEAPTIVLVDENGVEKKSEKRVTLGYNGYAVKEFDTDDGSFTVKDDEKYLGSKITVTAVAEREGLSAKAELTVAQDGRNIKFLDNKGAVGANNKVIFQLVDGDGKTVALGGGGYDTSAVTIQSVSDDTAKVSATVNNTGDLSDKGTGELSLTSDKPVTADIQVYVRNKDGKYYAGNLKYTFGKTASNADTTVVMTIGSKDVIVDNNIVATDTAALIKNDRTFVPYRALAEAFGAKVEWNEKDRTVTTEMDGKKVVMTIDKKEYKVNDKEMTMDVAPYISGDRTLVPVRFVAEALGFKVTPTYNTDGTTASVVFNK encoded by the coding sequence TTGAAAAAGACAACTAAAAAAGTAGTCAGTCTTCTGACTATCCTGTCTTTCCTGCTGACCTTAGTTCCGGCAGGTGCGTTATTCGCAGCTGATACCGATCCGTCAAAAGACCGGTCCTATGTGGAAGTTGAAGATGATACACGTGATGTGGGCGATGTTACCCAAGTTCGTGTAGGCTTAAAAACAGCCACTGGCTTATCGGCTGAAGCTGGCACCAATGAAATCGTTGTGTGGGCCGGCACCAACAGTACCAGCAACGACAGTGTTGAATTTATGGACACAGTGGAAAATTACAAAGACTCTAACGGCGCTGAAATGCAGGGCGTTTACAAAATTACTACTCCTGTAAAAGGCGTTAATGAGATGAACGTTAAGTTCCACAAAGAAGGCGACTATCGCTTTAATGCAGCTATCGTTCCGACCGGAGCCAAAATTGAAAACATTTCTGATTTGGCCCAATACCGCATCAATGAAAATAGTGATGCACTGGTCAAAGTTAGACCGGACGAAGACGTTAAATGCATCAAAGTCTTGGATGGAGATGGTAACGAACTTGCCACTTTAACCGAAGATAAGAACAAAAGCGATAAGAAAATTACTGTTGATGCAAATGGTTTAAAGGAAACTAAAGTTAAAGTAGTTGCTTATAAAGATAAAGAAGGCACGATCTTGGCCGATAAAGGCACGGTTGTTGACTTTGACACCAACTCTGCCAACTTGGTTTTAGATAAGACCTCTGACAAGATTGACTACACCGGTGAAGCAGAAGTTAAACTGACCGGTGATGTGTATGGCACCTATAAGCTCTACATCACCGTTGGCGATATTGATGCTACCTTAGAAAACGTTGTTGTTGAAAAATCTGAGGCTTCTTACATTGAATTGACCAAGGCACCGAAAAATGCCCTGGCTTGGAACAGCGATTTCAAGACCAAAGGCATGGAAGACTTTGTTCACATTCAAATTAAAGACATCAACAACAATGTGATGAAGAGTAAAATTACAAGCGAACCGATTTTTGATTCCGGTGATCCTAAAGAATACGTTAAAGTTTTAAGTCAGCCGGACAGCATGGATCTTGATGATGATCAATTCTATGTAAAACCGGTCAAAAACAATGCTGGCGAAGACAAGGATTACTACACCCTCGTTTCTGAAAAAGAACTGAAAGCAGGGAAATATTCCGTTCAATTGGGCCTGAAAAACGGGAAGAAAGTCGTTGTTAACTTCGAAATCGCTAAATTCGGTACCGCAAAAGACTTGAAAATTGATTACGATACCGAAAGTGTTGAATTAGAAGCTGACGTTGAAGCCCCGACCATCGTCCTCGTTGACGAAAACGGCGTTGAAAAGAAATCCGAAAAACGCGTAACCTTAGGCTACAATGGCTATGCTGTAAAAGAATTTGACACAGATGACGGTTCTTTCACCGTTAAAGACGATGAAAAATACCTCGGTTCTAAAATCACCGTTACCGCTGTTGCCGAGCGTGAAGGTTTGTCTGCAAAAGCAGAATTGACCGTTGCTCAAGATGGCCGCAACATCAAGTTCCTGGATAACAAAGGGGCTGTTGGCGCCAACAACAAAGTCATCTTCCAATTGGTTGATGGCGATGGCAAAACCGTTGCCCTCGGTGGCGGCGGCTATGACACCAGCGCTGTAACCATCCAAAGCGTTAGCGACGACACCGCTAAAGTATCTGCCACCGTGAACAACACTGGCGACCTGTCTGATAAGGGTACCGGCGAATTAAGCCTGACCTCTGACAAACCGGTCACCGCTGACATCCAAGTGTATGTCCGCAACAAAGATGGCAAATACTATGCCGGCAACCTGAAATACACCTTTGGTAAAACTGCATCCAATGCAGACACCACTGTTGTTATGACCATCGGCAGCAAAGACGTTATCGTTGACAACAACATCGTTGCTACCGATACGGCTGCTCTGATCAAAAACGACCGCACCTTCGTTCCTTACCGCGCACTCGCTGAAGCTTTCGGCGCTAAAGTGGAATGGAATGAAAAAGACCGTACCGTTACCACTGAAATGGACGGTAAAAAAGTCGTTATGACCATCGACAAAAAAGAATACAAAGTAAACGACAAAGAAATGACCATGGACGTTGCGCCGTACATCTCCGGCGACCGCACCCTGGTTCCGGTTCGTTTCGTAGCAGAAGCCCTCGGCTTCAAAGTCACCCCGACTTACAACACCGATGGCACCACTGCTAGCGTTGTATTCAACAAATAA
- a CDS encoding copper amine oxidase N-terminal domain-containing protein has product MHSMKKRIVSLTMVGALAAGFAVTPVQPVFADDPGTPAGNQEEQESQVNVQFPGLKADTGAYSIFISGLKKGNVVRAYLQHPGGEAKMIKEEAMTEDESLHDFQLTFGKNGDGDPLLSGDQLSVKVFADKDLESELTTSEQATYVDNIKNRPAKMTTDPASLVRDKEKQTVAVHFDKDYEAQEGDELKLTAYTKDGYKLEDNADNKASSKVSLSKHSMDLTITPVKGAAYYTVEFASKGTVVADLTQKLTIGADFSEATELVLDYGKTTVKPGEKVTPKVYLKNKDGDTLDVSDRATFSYDGDAIEEKGREKGGFTVKADKKYIGETIRVTAVDGTRAVTRTLTVKEDEQAASKTSIVLTINSKDMLVNEEKVIIDAPAVIKNSRTFVPLRAVTEAFGAKVSFDDATRVVTIELGKDVVKMPIGSKVYTVNGKSMTMDVAPYIQPGANRTMIPARFAAEPFGFTADFTKNTDGTVANVMFKN; this is encoded by the coding sequence ATGCACAGCATGAAAAAACGCATCGTATCATTGACCATGGTCGGCGCCCTTGCCGCCGGCTTCGCCGTCACCCCGGTTCAACCGGTATTTGCAGATGACCCGGGAACCCCGGCAGGAAATCAGGAAGAACAAGAGAGCCAGGTTAATGTTCAATTTCCCGGCTTAAAAGCCGACACCGGCGCCTACAGCATTTTCATTTCCGGGCTTAAAAAGGGCAATGTGGTCCGGGCCTACCTGCAGCACCCCGGCGGAGAGGCAAAAATGATCAAGGAAGAGGCCATGACAGAAGATGAAAGTCTGCATGACTTCCAATTGACCTTTGGCAAAAACGGAGATGGGGATCCCCTTCTCTCCGGTGACCAACTGTCTGTCAAGGTATTTGCCGATAAAGACCTTGAGTCTGAGCTGACAACAAGCGAGCAAGCCACCTATGTTGATAACATCAAAAATCGTCCGGCCAAAATGACCACGGATCCGGCTTCTTTGGTCCGCGATAAAGAGAAACAAACCGTCGCCGTTCATTTTGATAAAGACTATGAAGCACAAGAGGGCGATGAACTTAAATTAACCGCCTACACCAAGGACGGCTATAAGCTGGAGGATAATGCTGACAACAAGGCCAGCAGCAAGGTTAGCCTGTCAAAACACAGCATGGACCTCACCATCACCCCGGTGAAAGGCGCTGCCTACTACACTGTTGAGTTTGCGAGCAAGGGCACCGTTGTTGCTGACTTAACCCAGAAGCTGACCATTGGTGCAGACTTCTCTGAAGCCACCGAGCTGGTCCTGGATTACGGGAAGACCACCGTTAAACCGGGTGAAAAAGTGACCCCCAAGGTTTACCTGAAAAATAAAGACGGCGACACCCTGGACGTCTCTGACCGGGCCACCTTCTCTTATGACGGCGATGCCATTGAAGAAAAAGGCCGGGAAAAAGGCGGCTTCACCGTTAAAGCAGATAAGAAATACATCGGTGAAACCATCCGGGTGACCGCTGTTGATGGAACCCGTGCCGTAACCCGGACCCTTACGGTTAAAGAAGATGAACAGGCCGCTTCTAAAACGTCCATCGTATTGACCATCAATTCCAAAGATATGCTTGTCAACGAAGAAAAAGTGATTATTGATGCCCCGGCTGTGATTAAAAATTCCCGGACCTTTGTGCCCCTTCGTGCGGTAACCGAAGCCTTCGGTGCCAAAGTTTCCTTTGACGATGCCACCCGGGTGGTCACCATTGAACTGGGGAAAGACGTTGTGAAAATGCCCATCGGGTCTAAAGTTTACACCGTTAACGGCAAATCCATGACCATGGACGTCGCGCCTTACATCCAACCCGGCGCCAACCGCACCATGATTCCCGCCCGCTTTGCCGCTGAACCCTTCGGCTTCACTGCCGACTTCACCAAAAATACCGATGGCACCGTTGCAAACGTAATGTTCAAAAACTAA
- a CDS encoding type II toxin-antitoxin system HicA family toxin, which translates to MTKSSREVIRLLKDDGWVLVRVKGDHYQFRHPNKSGTVTVPHPTKDLTPKTLKSIYRQAGW; encoded by the coding sequence ATGACTAAATCATCCCGGGAGGTCATTCGACTGCTTAAGGATGATGGTTGGGTCTTAGTTCGGGTAAAAGGGGATCATTACCAATTTAGACACCCGAATAAATCCGGAACGGTAACCGTTCCGCACCCAACAAAGGATCTAACACCAAAGACCTTGAAAAGCATCTATAGGCAAGCCGGTTGGTGA
- a CDS encoding Abi family protein: MTLKPALNYEDQIIKLKVDHNLTIKDEVYATEILEKVNYYRLSGYGIGLKKHNNKEHYKNHITIEHLFNLYCFDSQFKNKLIRTIEQIEIELRTQIAYHLAITYGSDVLMHEDNFIDKRNKKGQTIYSIINENLSNEVDRQKNKPFVKHHLGKYDGKFPIWVSVELMSFGNLSSLFSILKDEDQKEISNYYNTNPKYLKNWILCLVEVRNICAHYTRLYNMPLKETPRLYSENEQYKGKQNKIFPILLIIKRLLNSNDQWESLLKDLENTFNKYQDYVNYKFMGFPPNWKDIL; the protein is encoded by the coding sequence ATGACATTAAAACCTGCTTTAAACTACGAAGATCAAATTATTAAATTAAAAGTTGACCATAACTTAACAATCAAAGATGAAGTTTATGCAACAGAAATTTTGGAAAAAGTTAATTATTACAGACTTTCAGGTTATGGTATTGGTCTTAAAAAACATAATAATAAAGAGCATTATAAAAATCATATCACTATCGAGCATCTCTTTAATCTTTATTGCTTTGATAGCCAGTTTAAAAACAAGCTCATTAGAACTATTGAGCAAATTGAAATAGAGCTTAGAACTCAAATTGCTTATCACCTAGCTATTACGTATGGTTCTGATGTACTTATGCATGAAGATAATTTCATTGATAAAAGGAATAAAAAAGGTCAAACCATATATTCCATCATAAATGAGAATCTGAGCAACGAAGTTGACAGGCAAAAGAATAAACCATTTGTTAAACACCACCTAGGAAAATACGATGGAAAGTTTCCAATCTGGGTATCTGTTGAGCTCATGTCTTTTGGAAATTTATCTTCTTTATTTAGTATTCTTAAGGATGAAGATCAAAAAGAAATTTCTAATTATTACAACACAAACCCTAAATATTTAAAAAATTGGATTTTATGTCTTGTTGAAGTTAGAAATATTTGCGCCCATTACACTCGACTTTATAATATGCCTTTAAAGGAAACTCCCCGTCTTTATTCTGAAAACGAACAATATAAGGGCAAGCAAAATAAAATATTTCCCATTCTTTTAATCATAAAGAGACTCCTAAACTCAAACGATCAATGGGAATCCCTTTTAAAAGATTTAGAAAATACCTTTAATAAATACCAAGACTACGTCAACTATAAATTTATGGGTTTTCCTCCTAATTGGAAAGACATTCTTTAA
- a CDS encoding copper amine oxidase N-terminal domain-containing protein: MIRKKLMAGLTAFAFIFSTAGGVVPPQPAQAAETEHSVDIYNFTQDTEKVLVFTKGVEAGDVFRVTLTSADGREYSLGAGVIRKYDQEVLELTPTQYPMLKNLRAGDKLTVEIIPERGSRFENTVTLDGVKVKPASMTLAEPTIIKDKRAQTLTVCFDRDYKPSSSDFLQFVPYDKDGKRMDRRDAQEFNILDQDLRTRNSSQELSLRFTPAKEAAYYEIQYVSGNTIVDDLTLKVPVGADFANPSELLLEYPSTKVKLGETVQPKAYLKNKDGEKMDVTSTAIFTYTGVAMENAGRSKGGFTVKKDEKYIGQKVIVTAVAGGCTDTVTLTVVGRDGSSEQGDVPGVPNGKTGVIMNINSKEMMINGQKKAIDAPPIIRDDRTFVPVRAVAEAFGAKVTFDDKNYVVNIELDGNTIAMPIGQKNYTVNGQTRAMDVAPYIVSGVDRTMIPVRFAAEAMGFKVSTTQNNDGTTASVIFKNY, from the coding sequence GTGATTAGAAAAAAATTGATGGCCGGCTTAACGGCGTTCGCGTTTATTTTCTCAACGGCAGGGGGCGTGGTGCCGCCACAGCCGGCACAAGCCGCTGAAACGGAGCACAGCGTAGATATTTACAACTTTACCCAGGATACGGAAAAGGTCCTGGTCTTTACCAAGGGGGTAGAGGCGGGAGATGTCTTTCGGGTTACCCTGACATCGGCAGATGGTCGTGAGTATAGTTTGGGAGCGGGGGTTATCCGCAAGTACGATCAAGAGGTGCTTGAGTTGACGCCGACCCAATACCCGATGCTTAAAAATTTACGGGCCGGCGATAAATTGACCGTTGAAATCATTCCGGAAAGAGGTTCCCGGTTTGAGAATACGGTGACTTTAGATGGCGTTAAAGTGAAACCGGCCAGTATGACCCTTGCAGAGCCGACCATCATCAAAGACAAAAGGGCGCAAACCCTTACGGTCTGCTTTGACCGCGACTACAAGCCGTCCTCTTCGGACTTCTTGCAGTTCGTTCCCTATGATAAAGACGGCAAGCGGATGGATCGCCGAGATGCGCAAGAGTTTAATATCTTAGATCAAGACTTAAGAACGCGTAACAGCAGTCAGGAACTGAGTCTGCGCTTTACCCCGGCCAAAGAGGCGGCCTATTATGAAATTCAGTATGTTTCCGGCAATACCATCGTCGATGACTTGACCTTAAAAGTTCCGGTGGGGGCAGACTTTGCCAATCCGAGTGAACTGCTTTTGGAATACCCCTCCACCAAGGTTAAGTTGGGCGAGACCGTTCAGCCGAAGGCATATTTGAAAAATAAAGACGGCGAGAAGATGGACGTGACGTCCACCGCTATATTTACCTATACGGGCGTTGCAATGGAAAATGCCGGTCGGTCCAAGGGCGGCTTTACAGTGAAAAAAGATGAGAAATACATCGGTCAGAAGGTTATCGTCACCGCCGTGGCCGGCGGTTGTACCGATACGGTTACCTTGACCGTGGTGGGCCGGGACGGCTCTTCTGAGCAGGGAGATGTCCCCGGCGTACCAAACGGCAAAACCGGTGTCATTATGAACATCAATTCTAAAGAGATGATGATCAATGGGCAGAAAAAGGCCATTGATGCGCCGCCGATTATCCGTGATGACCGTACTTTTGTGCCTGTGCGTGCCGTAGCGGAGGCCTTTGGCGCCAAGGTGACCTTTGATGATAAAAATTACGTGGTGAACATTGAATTGGATGGCAACACGATTGCCATGCCAATCGGTCAAAAGAACTACACCGTTAACGGGCAGACCCGGGCCATGGATGTAGCGCCGTACATTGTTTCCGGCGTTGACCGCACCATGATTCCGGTGCGTTTTGCGGCAGAAGCCATGGGCTTTAAGGTGAGCACGACGCAAAACAACGATGGCACCACTGCCAGCGTCATTTTCAAAAACTATTGA
- a CDS encoding copper amine oxidase N-terminal domain-containing protein: protein MKSKKQLKKVVCGALSVALLSGGLLLAQPAEAANGTAVTFYLGRTDVIVDGTTQTLPKAPKVTAGRTFIPLRATAEAFGFKVAYHPEDRTITIENKDRRLEMSVDMTYYRNNGQVAFMDVAPYVTEDGHTMVPIRFVADAMGFTTSVSGVKDKQVIEIQG from the coding sequence TTGAAAAGTAAAAAGCAACTGAAAAAAGTCGTTTGTGGTGCTTTAAGCGTCGCTTTATTGAGCGGGGGCCTTTTATTGGCCCAGCCGGCGGAAGCGGCCAACGGAACGGCAGTGACCTTCTACCTGGGGAGAACCGACGTGATCGTTGACGGTACGACCCAGACCTTGCCCAAGGCGCCGAAAGTGACCGCCGGGCGCACCTTCATTCCCTTGCGCGCCACGGCTGAAGCCTTCGGCTTTAAGGTGGCCTACCATCCGGAAGACCGGACGATTACCATTGAAAATAAAGACCGCCGGCTGGAAATGTCGGTGGATATGACCTATTATCGGAATAACGGGCAGGTCGCTTTTATGGACGTGGCCCCCTATGTGACCGAAGATGGCCACACCATGGTGCCCATTCGTTTCGTGGCCGATGCCATGGGATTCACCACCAGCGTCAGCGGCGTTAAAGACAAGCAGGTTATTGAAATACAGGGCTAA